Proteins from a genomic interval of Coccinella septempunctata chromosome 2, icCocSept1.1, whole genome shotgun sequence:
- the LOC123306894 gene encoding MTOR-associated protein MEAK7 — translation MGNSSKKQAAKCNFLSKDEQNIVSNSFRLISKNSDRIKEDDLTKLWGSQIDQRLLQYINNYLFGIGEDKQPFVSLSAFAELYVFCTRGTVDEKFKVLLKSLGKSESETCDLPYSLVKEYVESIVSSYMKIQKVTNNRHYKSWFSKGCFIAPQNIQRLGESLSKDLSVGESITKITLENWLQTCTLLGQLLLYVFNHLYKMSHKEKEKPTDRASFSHEEDDTTDRDLQSKDRSLIPTCRGLDLIPSYPSILDLNQIIFMNSNLPQEFQTDWRFLFSSEIHGESFSTLIGRIIDQGPTVLVLEDKNGYIFGGFAPENWTLNPKFFGNDSSFLFTLAPRMRIFPSTGYNQHFQYLNMHQHTLPNGLAMGGQHGYCGLWLDSEYGIGHTSESCTTYSGYQQMSANKEFHYRHLEVWGLGKPPSPSSKLKRGQSNERQIGHPESKALLKMIGRGTHSEGMEEAPPLVHHHN, via the exons ATGGGAAACAGTAGTAAAAAACAAGCTGCTAAGTGTAATTTTTTATCTAAAGATGAGCAAAATATTGTTAGTAACTCATTCCGCTTAATAAGTAAAAATTCTGATAGAATCAAAGAAGACGACTTGACA AAATTATGGGGTAGTCAAATTGATCAACGTCTTCTGCAGTACATAAATAATTACCTTTTTGGTATTGGGGAAGATAAACAACCTTTCGTTTCTCTATCAGCATTTGCGGAATTGTATGTATTCTGTACAAGAGGAACcgttgatgaaaaattcaaagttcTTTTGAAATCTTTGGGTAAATCAGAAAGTGAAACTTGTGACTTACCCTATTCTCTAGTCAAAGAG tatgTTGAAAGTATAGTATCATCCTACATGAAAATACAAAAAGTTACGAACAACAGACATTATAAATCTTGGTTCTCTAAAGGATGCTTTATTGCTCCTCAAAATATTCAACGTCTTGGAGAATCTTTGTCCAAGGACCTTTCTGTAGGGGAAAGTATCACTAAAATAACACTGGAAAATTGGTTGCAAACATGTACCCTATTAGGACAACTACTGCTCTatgttttcaatcatttataTAAGATGTCGCACAAAGAGAAAGAAAAACCTACAGATAGAGCAAGTTTTTCCCATGAAGAAGATGACACCACTGATAGAGATTTACAATCAAAAGATAGGAGTTTAATTCCAACCTGTAGAGGATTAGATTTAATACCATCATATCCAAGTATTTTAGATTTGAACCAAATCATTTTTATGAATTCTAATCTTCCTCAAGAGTTTCAAACTGACTGGAGGTTCTTATTCAGCTCGGAAATACATGGTGAATCATTTTCTACCTTGATAG GAAGAATAATTGATCAAGGGCCAACAGTGCTGGTTCTAGAAGATAAGAATGGTTACATCTTTGGTGGTTTCGCTCCAGAAAATTGGACTTTGAATCCCAAGTTTTTCGGTAACGACAGCAGTTTTTTATTCACTCTGGCCCCAAGGATGCGTATATTCCCTTCTACAGGATACAATCAACATTTCCAATATCTGAATATGCACCAGCACACCCTACCTAATGGGTTG GCTATGGGAGGTCAGCATGGCTATTGTGGACTCTGGTTAGACAGTGAATATGGAATAGGACATACTAGTGAATCTTGCACAACGTATTCTGGTTATCAACAAATGTCGGCGAATAAAGAGTTCCATTATAGGCATCTTGAAGTCTGGGGATTGGGAAAGCCACCTTCCCCATCATCTAAACTGAAGAGAGGACAAAGCAATGAACGACAAATAGGTCATCCGGAAAGTAAAGCCTTACTGAAAATGATCGGTAGGGGAACCCACAGCGAAGGAATGGAAGAGGCTCCACCTCTTGTACATCACCACAATTAA